The Chryseolinea soli nucleotide sequence GTGAACGCCAACGGTCCGAACAAGCCCGATGGTATCAGCGGTTTCCTGGGTTATGCCAACACACAAACCCAGATCACCCTGGCCTGGAGCGATAACCCCACGCCTCTGAATAATGAGACCGGCTTTGAGATCTACAGAGGTCCCACGATTAGCGGTCCTTTTAGCATTGTCACGACGACTGTCGCCAACGCTAACTCTTTTATTGATACCAACCTGACGCCGAACACCACGTATTATTACTTGGTAAGACCGATCAACGCTTCGTCTGCAGGTCCCGTATCGCCGACCATTGGTGTTGCCACGAAAGTGGATGCCACACCTCCGACGGCTCCTACAAACCTGACCATCACCGGAACCAGCCCCGTTTCAGTTTCTTTGTCGTGGACTGCGGCAACGGATGATGTGGGCGTATACCGCTACGACATCTACAAAAATGGTGTAAAGACGTTGGCCGTAAATGATGTACAGGGCACTGTATTCAACCTCACCGCAGGTGAAGTATACAACTTCACCGTGAAAGCGAGAGACGTAACGGGCAACAGCTCGACCGAAAGTAACCAGGTGACGGCCCCCGCCGTCAACAACGGTCTTAACTATAAGGCATTCACCGGCACATGGACCAACCTCCCGGTGGATTTCAACGCCATCACACCAGTGAAGATCGGTAACACCCCTAACGTCGACCTCAGCGTAGCGCCTTCGGCTAACAACTATGCGATGTACTGGGAAGGTATGATCAACATCACGGCCGCCGGTACCTATACGTTTGAAACCTACTCCGACGATGGCAGCAAGCTGTACATCGGTGGCTACGGTTCTCAATACCAGGTGGTGAACAACGATGGATCGCACGGCGTGCGCTATCGCTCGGGCAACAAGACCTTTGCGGCACCCGGTCAATATCCGATCGTGATCACCTACTTCCAGGCAACCAGCGGAGCGACGATGCAGGTTTATTGGAGCAACACGCCCACCGGTATCACGTCCCGTCAGCAGATCCCGAATAGCGCCTTTGCTTCGAACTTTGTAATGCCCGGTGCAGCTCCTGCGCCGCCTACCCAGTTGACTGCTCAAGCCGTTGCCTACAACCAGATCAACCTGACCTGGACGGACAACAGCTCGAACGAGACAGGTTTCCAACTGTACAGAGCCACCAACACGGCTGGTCCTTATGCCACTGTAGGTACAATCGCGGCTAATACCACATCGTTTAGCGACAAGACGGTTGCTCCTGCAACGAAATACTTCTACCGTATCAAGGCCATCGGTCGCTACGGTGAGTCTGATTTGTCGAATGAAATCGCCAGGAGTTTGTCCTACTCGTACTATGAGGCAAACTTGGCCAATCTCAATACGATCAACTCGTTGACACCGGTCAAAACCGGCACGTCTTCGACCTTTGACCTGACGGTGCGCAACCGCACGACCAACTACGCATTCAAGTGGGTGGGTAAGATCAACATACCGACTACCGGTAACTATACCTTCTACACCACTTCCGACGACGGCAGCTTGCTCTATATCGACGGCGTGCTGCGTGTATCGAATGACACCCAAGTCAGTGTTGAGAAGTCAGCTACTATCAATAACCTGACGGCGGGTGCACACGACATCGTAGTCGCCTACAGACAGAACTCCGGTGGAGCCTCACTGAACGTAAGCTGGCAAGGTCCCAATATTACAAAGGCTGTGATCCCGGCCGGCGTATTAGCCCAAGATGAAATAAATGCCACAACGCCTGCGTTGCCCGCTGCCCCTGCAGCACCGACCAGCTTAGCCGCTACGCCGCTGTCGAAATCCTCGATCCAAGTATCGTGGACGGATGCCAGCACGACGGAAACCGGTTTCGAACTGTATCGTTCCGTGCATGTGAACACCAACTTCGTGTTGTTCAAGTCCCTGCCTCCGAACACCAACTCGTTCCTGGACGCTGGTTTGTTCCCGAATGAAACCTACTTCTATAAAGTATCGGCCGTTGGTGTAGGCGGAAGCAACTCTACAGCGATCGTGAGCGCGGCCACCCTGAACACCAAACCGGTGATCACCGACGTAGCCGACATCACTGTGAAATACGGCAAGACCCTTAGCTTGAGCGTTATCTCGCAAGACGATGACCACGAGCCTTTGACATTGACTGCTCAAGGCCTCCCCGGAAGCTGGGCAACCTTCGCCGATCAAGGCGATGGTACCGGTACCCTGGCCCTTGCGCCACTCATCGGCAACCTTGGCCAGTATCCGAACGTCCGCATCATTGTTGCTGACCAGCACAACGGCAAGGATACAACGACCTTTAAGATAACCGTAACCGACAAAGACGTACCCGCCATCGTTCCTGTGACCGATGTAGTGGTGAACGAAGGTTCGAACAGCGCCGTGACCATCACGGCAACGTCTGACGCCGGCACGGCAAACCTGACCTGGACCGCGGTGAACTTCCCTTCGTTCGCAACGTTGACAAACGATGCGCTCGGAACCGGAACCGTAACCCTGAACCCTGGCTATATCCACTCCGGCGACTATAACCTGACCGTGAAGGTGAAGGACAACGTAGGAGGGGAGTCTTCCAGAACGTTCAAAGTAACCGTAGTGGATGTGAACCCCAATTCGTCGATCTCGATGAACCTGGTGTACTCTACCAATGCGAATGCACCCTGGAACAACATCACCGGATTGACCACGACCGGTTTGAAAAACAATACTGGTGCGACCACCACCGTGGGATTGGCTTTCCAAACCACCGCATGGAACACCTGGTTCGAAGGTACCCAGACCGGCAACAACTCCGGTGTGGTTCCCGACAACGTACTGAGCGACTACTACTACTTCGGTATCTTCGGAGCACCGAACACGGTAGACGTGAAGGTGACAGGTTTGAATCCTGCCATGACCTATGCGTTCAAATTCCTCGCCTCCAGCAAGTGGACCGGTGTGCCTGATAACGGTACAACCCGCTACACCATTGGAGCGCAAACTTCCGCTGTGAATGCACAGAACAACACCAGCAACCTGGCGATCATCAATGGTGTGACCCCTGCCGGTGACGGTTCCGTGACCTTCACGATGAGCAAAGATGGCGCGTCGGTAGTAGGTTACCTGAATGCTCTTATTGTAGAGTCTCAATACCAAGCAGGCACGACACCTGCCGCTCCCCGCGCATTGGATATTGCCCTGACACCGAACAACGAAGCGAAACTGACTTGGATCGATGCACCGTTCAACGAAACTGGTTTCGACGTCTTCCGTTCGACGACCAAGGGCGGTACCTATACCAAGATCAACGCATCCCCTGTGGCTGCGAACAGCACATCGTATACGGATGCCAGCTTGACGGAAGATACCAAGTACTTCTATCAGGTAAGAGCGTTCAACGATATTGGAACATCGCCTTACTCGAACCTCGACTCGATCAGTGTGCCTAACCTTGCACCGAAGATCACCATCAATGGCAACCTGGCGTTGACCCGCGGTGTGCAATCTTCGATCACGGTTTCCGCTACCGATCTTCCCGCGAACCTTTTCACCATGGCCGTGACCAACCTGCCTTCGTTCGCAACGTATCAGCAGACCACGCCGACCTCCGGTACCATCACTTTCAATCCTACCTCGGCTAACCTGGGTGTGTTCACCTTCACGGTTTCCGCTACGGATAACAAGAGCGCTACAGCGACGAAAGATGTGACGGTAACGGTGAGCGAGACCCTGGTGTATAGAATAGACTTGAACTTCAACCAGAACTCGGTTGCTGCAGCACCTTGGAACAACACAAGCAAGGCTCCTGTAATCAACGACGTGTTCTCGAACCTGAAAGATGAAGGTGGCGTGAACCGCAACGTGAGCGTGACCCTGCTCTCTTCTTTTGGAGGCGTATACAATGAAGGTGCAGTGACCGGCACAAACTCCGGTGTAGTACCCGACGCTGTATTGCAAGAATACTACTGGTTCGGTGCCTTCAATGCACCGGATGCCGCAAAACTGAAAGTGTCTGGTCTCGATAAGCTGAACAAGTATACGTTCAAGTTCGTCGCCAGCAGTAACTTCAACAACAACGGATCCATCATCAACAACGGTAGCACCGTGTTCACGATCGGTGCACGTTCGTCCTCTGTAAATGTTCAGGGCAACACCTCTAACCTGGCCGTGATCACCGACGTGGTGACCAACGCCAGCGGCGAAGTGACCATCGACATCACCAAAGGCGGCGACGCAACGGTAGGTTATATCAACGGTTTGATCATCGAAGCCGTGGCCATCGATCCTTCGGGCTTTGCACCGACGAACCTCACGGCTTCCGGAAATTCGAAGACCAACATCATCTTGAACTGGTCTGACAACTCGCCTACGGAAACCGGCTTCCAGGTATATCGCTCCACTACGACATCGGACGGCGTGTATTCGCTGATCGGAACAACCGGCGCAGATGTAGCCACCTACACGGACAACACCGGTGCCACCAACGGCAAGAAATACTACTACAAAGTTAGAGCCGTCATCCCGAGCGGATTCACAGCCTACAGCAACGTGGCCAGCGCCGGAACGGTAGCCTTCGCAGTGTACATCAACGTGAACGGTGTAGCCGCTTACGATGCACCGGCACCTTGGAACAACTTGAGCCGCCTGGCGGTAGACAACGACGTGTTCTTCAACCTGAGAGACGAATTGGGCAAACAAACCGGCCTGCGCCTCCGCTTCGTGGAAGCCATGGAAGGTATGAACGACTGGGGTATGTCGACCGGCAATGACTCCGGTATCTTCCCCGACAAAGTGTTGAAGAGCTTCTATTACACCAACGCCTACAACGGTATCGGCAAGCTGACCGTGGAAGGTCTGGATCAAGGATTCAACTATAACTTCGGCTTCATGGGCGCTATCGACGTGCAGCTGAACGTGACCACCAACTTCTCGATCGGCGACAGAACCGTGTCGAACCGTCAGGATCAGAACATCTCGAATGTAGCGTACATCCGCAGCGTTCAACCCGATCAGAACAGCGAAGTGAAGATCCAGGTGCAGGAAGCTCTCGGATCACCCTGGTCGATCCTCAACGCGATCGTGATCGAAGCCTATCCTACGGACGACCGCAAGTCGGGTGTAGCCGGTGGCAGAACCAATACAAGCGGCCAGATGCGCGAAGTTCGCTACGGAGAGTCCAACCCTTCGGTGTTGCTCTATCCTAACCCGACACAACGCGAGTTGAACGTTCAAACCCTCGATTCTTCGATCGGTGATGTTCGCTACTCGATCGTGGATGCCATGGGTAAAGTGATGAAAGAAGGCACTTACGCCAACGACGAAGTGTCGTCCAACTTCACCGTCGATCTCCAAAGCAGCGGCTTCCAGAATTCGGTATACTTTATCAAACTGGTATATCCTGACGGAAAAGTGCAGCTGAAGAAGTTCGTCAAATACTAAGAATGTCTTTCTGAAAGACCTACCTCAAAACCGGGGTAGGTCTTTTTTTTGCTCTCATTTTAATACCTTTGTGGGTATTAACCCTTTTTTGTACACTTTATCAGAGACTATTGAATTACGTTAAAAATCTTGACGGAATCCGTGGGTTTGCCATTGTGCTGGTAATGTTCTTTCATTACGATTATCTGATCGAGGCCGGTTGGGTAGGCGTACAGTTGTTCTTTGTTCTTTCCGGTTTCCTCATCACCACCATCCTGATGCAGGACAGGCAAGACCAGCCCTTGGGTCATTACCTGAAAGGCTTTTACTGGCGCCGGACGCTTCGCATATTTCCCATTTACTATTTGTACCTGCTGATCGTGGCGTTGGTGTACGCCAAATTTCATACGCCCGAGGACTTCAAACAAACGGCACCGTTCCTGTTCACCTACACCTACAACTTGTTCCCGCTGGTGTATGAATTCAGTTTCGACATCTTCTTCACGCACTTCTGGTCGCTTTCCATTGAGGAGCAATTTTATCTTTTCTGGCCCATCATCGTCTATTTCCTCTCCACGCGGCAACTGCGCGTGCTGCTGGTGGTCATGATCCTGGTGGCGCCCGTGATCCGGTTTTGGCTGGCCAACTACTTGCTGGACGATGGGATCTCCAAAGATTTTACGGAACAGATCGTCTATCGCTTCACGTTTAGTCAATGGGATGCGTTCGCCTTTGGGGCGGCCATACCCGTATTTGGCCTCCAGGCGACGTCGTTCAACCCCTACAAGCTGTTGGTGGCGGGGATGGTGATGTTCGTCGGGTTCGGAATATTCAATTACAGGATGTTACTGGCAGAAGGCGAGAACGTAGGGCTTACGTCTTTCGGATTCCCGTTGGGCGTGCTGAACAACTACCAGCACGTGTGGTCCTATTCGCTCCTCAGCCTGGTTTGTATGGGCTTTATCCTGATCTGTGTGAAATACAGCCACAACATCGTGGTAAAAACCGTGTTTGGGAACCCGCTCATGGTGTTCCTGGGCAAGATCTCCTATGGCCTCTATGTCTATCATTGGGTCATCTGGATGGCCTTTGGCAGATTTCTTAAACCTTATTTCTCTTTCCCTTTACTGGGTTTTGTCTGCTACAGTGTTATTTGCATCGGCGTAGCCTATCTCAGTTTTGTTTTGATCGAAAAGCCGCTGCTGTCCTTTAAAAATAAGTTTTTCCATCGTAACCAAATCGCGACATGATTCAGACCAACGAGTTGGTTTCTTTTTTGAAATTGAAGACCGTGCATTCGGGATTCTTGGATCAAATTAAAGTCAGCTACCGCCCCCTGATCTGCCCTTTCGACGAATTGCTCAATGAAGTGAAAGACGCCCAAAGCGCGTTCGACATCGGTTGTGGCTCGGGCCAGTTCGCCTTGTTGCTGGCCGAATTCACCAGCATCAAAAGGATCGGTGGCATCGAGATCGACAAACGCCTCATCACCAACGCCCGCGAACTGCTGCAACCCTACAGCGGCAAGGTGACCACCGATTTCCAGCCCTATGATGGCAGCACGCTGCCGGATGCCATGAAGGAATACGACCTGATCTTTTTGATCGACGTGCTCCATCACATTCCCGTAGCCTACCAGGAGTCCTTCATCAAAAAAGTATATGACCACATGCGCCCCGGTGCGCGGTTCATCGTGAAAGACATCAACGGCGGCAGCCCTTTCGTGCTCTTCAACAAGATGCACGACCTCATCTTCGCCCGCGAGATCGGCCACGAATGGTCCATGAAACGCCTCATCGATACGGCCCAACAAGCCGGTTTTAAGATCCTTAGCACGAGTAAAAAGCAAATCTATGTTTATCCCCACTACACCGTCATCCTCACGAAATAAGGTAGCCTACAACATCCTGCTGGTCCTTATCGTTGCCTGGATGGCGACGTATCCTATTTACCAGAATTTTTACCGGGGTGAGGCCGTCGAACAATACCAACGCTTCCTCGATTGGAAAGCCGACAATTCGATGTTCTACAACCCCTGGCAATACCGCATCCTGTGCTACGAGATCGTCGAGGGCACCTACCAGGTGTTGGATCACACGGTATTCAACCTCATTCACTTTCGCGAACCGCAGCTGAATTTACCCGGCAACACCAGCGATAAAAACGAAGTCACGCAAAAGTTGCTGCAACTTGCCCAGCAACCGGAGTTTATCAAATACTCCATCGTATTCATTGGCTTTCGCTTTTTGCAGAACGCTCTCATTTTTGGGTTGGCCTTTATTTATTTCTCGCACTTCGTGAAAACCCGCGCGGTGGTGTTGCTCAGCATCATGTTCATCCCGATCATGATGGGCAATGCGGTGGTGGATAGCGATCTTTCCTTCAACACCTATATGGACATCACGTTGTACCTGTTGACAGGGCTTGTCATTGTGAAAGGCTACAGCGACTGGTGGATATTGCTCATCACCATCGTGGGCGCACTGAACCGCGAAACGTCGATGCTCATTCCCGCCATCTATTTTTGTTCGAAGGTAGATTGGTCGGCATGGCCCAACTTCAGGAAATTGTTCTTTACCGATCTCAAGCCGCTCATGATCGCCGCCCTCTCCATGGTATTTTTTGTTGCCATTTTTGTGGCAATACGGGCGCACTTTGGCTACCGGCCGCAAACCGACTGGCGTGTACCCGCCGGGTTGCCCATGCTGAAGATGAATTTGTTTAGCGGCGTGAGCGTGAAAACGTATATGGAAATGTATGGTGTGTTCGGATTCCTGCCCATTTGGTGTCTCTTCCTGTTCAAAGAGATGAACCCGTCCCTGAAGGTATTTTTTATCGTGATCGTGCCCGTGTGGTTTGCGGTCCACTTCATTTCGGTGGTCGCTTACCAAAGCCGGTTGTATCTGGTGCCTACACTGCTCATCTTTTTCCCGGCCGTGTTGCAGCACATCGAAAATCAAATACAGGCCAGGCAACGCCTGGCCTGATTAAAAAGGGTCTTATTCAAGTCGTTTGTACCATGCGTCGGCATACGGTGTCTGATGCCGTATCTCCATGACGCGGTCTAACGTGATGATCTTGGTTTTGTATTTGCTGATGTGCACGTAGTAGTAGTCATCCACTTTTTTCACTTCAGCTTGTACGCCGTCTTCAGCCATGTTGCGCACCAGCTTGTTGGCATTGGATTGCTTTTTGAACGTTCCCACAATGAGGTAGTAATAATTGCCGGGCAGTTTGTCGTCCACTTCCATGTGGTCTTGCCACGAGGGTCTGCGCTCCGGAGTAGTGGGCTCGGCCACGGCGGTTTGGGCGGCGGTGGTATCGGTGCTCTTGGTGTCGACGGTTTCCTCTTCTTTCTTCTCCGGTTCTACGGGAGGCGGCACGGGCGCTTGTGTCACGGCATCCTGTTTAATGGTGGAGCTCTGCTTCTTGGTCTTGCGCGAGACGGGGTCGACAAACTTGCCAAAGCGCCACTTCAATTGCACTTCATTCGAACCACCGGTAGATACTTGCATGTTCGGGGTAGGGAAGTCGTAGGCAAAGCCGATCTCGATATCCTTGATGTGTACCCGCAGCATGGCGTTGGGCCCAAAATACTGGCGGTAGCCACCTCCCACATCGAGTATATTTTTATACGACACAAAGGCGCCGGCTTCGTACAGGTTCAGATTGTTTTCATTAAAGCGATACGAAAACGATGGTTGCAGGGCCCACGTGTCGGTCACCAGGTTAAAGCGATAGGTGGCAAAAGCGATCTTGTTCTTCAGTTGGCTGAACGTCACCTTCTGGAAATTGTCTTCGGAAAGCGTCTGGTGATCCACCAGTTGCAACATGGAAAAACCGAGGGTCAGGTTCTTGAACGTGTAGTTCACGCCGAATTGTCCGTTGAAAGCAAAATTATTGTTGGTGCTGTTGAGAATGGCCGGGTCGTTGGAGTCGACATTGGAGATTTCCTCTTGCCGGATACGATTTGAGAAGATGCCAGCAGAAATACCAAAGCCCACCGAGTGGTTCGTAGCGATGGGCACTTTATACCCGAAGGTGAGCATAGCCGACGTGGCCGATAAGAGTACGGTACGATCGTTATACACGCTCAACCCAATCGCCATACGCGGGTCGATCGGATGCTGAAGGTCGAACTGCATCGTACGCGGACCGTCCTTGATGCCCGTCCATTGCTGACGATACGATACGTTGGCCTCCGTGCGCCGCCCCGCCGCAACCATCGACGGATTTATCGTGTATGGATTAAAGATCCATTGGGTATAGAAAGGATACTGTTGCGCAGTCGCCGACAAGGTTAGGAGTAGCAGTATCGAAACGAGGGTAAATTTCTGCATAGGGTCACAGGTCTTTTTTCTTTTTTATTTCAGGATGCGAACGGCGCCGGTCAGTTTTCGTCCATCCGTACAGGAAAGCGTATAATAATAATCGCCTTCGCCGAGCGGCTTGCCTTTGTAGGTACCATTCCAGTTGTTCTCATAGGGGAATGCATCAAACACCTGCTGTCCGGAGCGGGCAAATACGGCCAGCCTGCATTCGCGATACGATTCCACGTTGCGGAAGGTCCAGTACTCGCCGACGTTGTCGTTGTTCGGGGAGAAGAACTTCGGGATCTCATCCGTCTTGTCGATCACGCTGATATTTACCTCGTCGCTGGCGCTTAACGTGTCGCTATCTACCACCGTCAACCGGAACACATAGTCGCCCAGTGCCATGTCGGTGATGTGGATCACGTTGGCATCCACCGTGAACGGCACCTGTGTACCACCGATCTGTTCCCAGAAATAGCGTTCAATAAACCCGTCAGGATCCAAGCCCTGGCCTGCGATAAGCGCCTCATTGTCGGGCAACACGATGACCAGGTCATCGCCGGCATAGGCCACAGGCTTCTTCTTCACGTTTTGAGAATCTTCCGTAACATATACAATGGCGTCGCTGTAGGCTGAAGCATTTTCGTCGTCGGTTGCCGTCAGCCGGAACACATACATGCCCAGCACCAGTCCGCTGACATCGAGGGTAAGGGTCGTGGCACCCGAAATTGTGGCTGTGTTGGGGCCTTGCACTTGCGTCCACTTCACGCTTTGAACCGTGCCGTCGGTATCGGTGGCGGTTCCGTTCAAAGTGGCTTGGGTGGTCGGTAAGTTAACCACTTGTCCTGCGCCCGCGCTCACCACCGGAGGCTGGTTGGGAGGTACGGGTCCAACAACGACCTGCACATTGTCGGTCGCCACGGCGCCACCATTGTCTGTCGCTTCAAGACTAAATACATACGTGCCGACCGCGAGGTTTGACACTTGCAACGACAAGGTCAGATCGCCGGAAAGCGTCGCGGCAGCACCGCTCACTTGTTTCCATTTCACGGACGCGATCGTGCCGTCCGGATCGGTAGCGGTGCCGTTAAGTGTGACCTGAGTGGTGGGAAGGAAGATCTGCTGATCTGCTCCGGCGTTCACCACAGGAGGTTTGTTAACAGTGGCCGGCAGCACGGTCACCACGATCTGGTCGAACGAGGATGCACCCCCGTTGTCGGTCGCGGTGAGTTGAAGGGTATAGACGCCTTCCACCAGGTTCAGACAGTTCAGATCTTTTTCGGTTGGGTTAGCCAAGGTCACCGTGGGACCACTGGCCTTGGTCCACAGATAGCTTTGAATGCTGCCATCGTCGGTAACGTCGGCGTTTAGCAACACGGTGTTTTGAGGGAGATAGATGATGGTGTCCAGGCCTAGTTTTACATCCGGTGCGAGGTTGTTTGTGGGAGGCACTACCAGCAGCGTCATTTGATCAAACGATGAAGCCAGCATGTCGTCCGTCACGGTGATGCGGAAGGAGAAGGTGCCCTGTGCGAGGTTGCTCACTCTCAAGGTGGCACCATCCTGTCCGGCCAAGGTTGCCGCGGGGCCGCCGGTCTGGGTCCAATCATAGGAGATCACGGTGCCGTCCACATCCGAGCCGCTGCCCAAAAGCGATGTGGCGTTCACGGGAAGATAAAGACGCTTATCGCCGCCGGCGAATGCAATGGGCGGCTGGTTCACGTTGGCGGGCCTCACCAGCACTATGGTAATGTCGGCGTTGGTGGCACCACCATTGTCGGTCACGGTCAATTGGAAAGCGTATTGGCCTTCCTGCAGATTGGTCACCGTAAGGGTAGTGGTGTTGTCGTTGGTCAGTGTGGCGGTGCCGCCGCTCACTTTTATCCACTTGTAGGAAGCGATGATGCCATCCGGATCAAAGCCCGAACCTACCAGGTTGATGCTGTTCGTCGGCAAGGTGATGGTCTGGTTATCTTGTACGATCGCCAATGGCGGCTTGTTGGCCGTGCCGTCGCTTACTGTGATCAGAATGTCGTCGGATCCGGTAGCGTTGCTGTCGTCAGTGACCGTCAGACGGAGCCTGTATGTCCCCGTCACCAAACCTGCCAACGTTGTGTTGGCCGCGGCCGGTGTGCCAAAGACAGAAGTGTTTGGTCCGCTGACCTGTGTCCAGGCATAGGATTGTATCGTACCGTCTTCATCAAAGCCCGATCCGGAAAGTGTCGTCGACGTGGCGGGAAGATAAAGCGATTGGTTCGGTCCCGCATCGGCGAAAGGAGCGCGGTTCACGGTTGCCGGCAAGACGGTAATGGTGGCAGTGGATGATCCGGTGGCACCCTTATCATCCGTCACCATAAGGCGAAACACATAGGTGCCTTCCACGAGGTTGTTTACCTGTAAAGAAGCAATGGCGGGTGTAACCAGGGTCGCTGCGGGGCCGGAGACTTTTGTCCAGGCGTAAGAAGCTATAGAGCCGTCTCCATCCGTTCCGGAGCCGGCCAGGGTGATGCTGTTGGTGGGGAGTTGCAAGATCTTATTTCCACCCGCGTTAGCGATGGGAGGTTGATTGGTAGTGGCCGGTTGCACCGTTACCTGTACTTCGTCTGTGCCGCTGCCTCCGTCGTTGTCTTGCGCAACTATTTTGAATTTATACGTACCCGCCACCATGTTCAAAACGGTCAGCGCATCGGTGGTCTCATTGTTCAACAAAGCTGCCGGTCCACCGGTTTGCGTCCACGCATACGAAGCGATGGTGCCATCGGGATCGTTCGCGGTGACATTGAGTACGATGCTGTTGGTAGGAAGATAAATGATCTGGTCTGATTCTGCGACCACTGTCGGAAGCTGGTTGGTAGAAGCAGGCAGCACCGTCAGGGTCATTTGATCGCTTGCCGAAGCCAGGTTGTTGTCCAACACCGAGATCTGGAAAACATAGTCGCCCACATTCAAGCCGTTCACCGAGAGCGTCGGAGATCCTTGTCCACTCAACGTCGCTGCCGGGCCGGAAACTTTTATCCAGGTGTAGGCGTCCACGGTGCCGTCAGGGTCGTTGGCCGTGGCCGTAATGTCATAAGAACCGACAGCGGCCGACACGGTTTTGTCGCCCCCGGCATAAACCACCGGCGCAATGTTGCCGGTCGTAACGGTGACAGTAGCTAAGTCACTGGCCGATGCGCCTTGATTGTCGGTCACGGTGAAGCGAAACACATAGATGCCCTCCACGAGGTTGGTGAGCGTAAGCGTGGCCGTATTGTCGCCGGCGAGTGTCGCTGCAGGGCCACTGGCCTTTGTCCACAAAACACTGGCGATGGATCCGTCAGGGTCCGAAGAGGTGCCGGTGAGCGTGGTTGAGTTGGTG carries:
- a CDS encoding PKD domain-containing protein, which encodes MACRLSTLAVLTALFTSFYTQLNAQCGCNFIISTSAAEWQFDGVKKGVKPGDKICFASGTRTGIGLLNIHGTVDKPVIITNMCDGKVTINAPASYGNSVQVDNCTFIHMTGSANPNEKYGIEIRGGQMGINFQSLSSDLEVDHLQVNFTGCCGIVAKTDPTCDKSTWRGNFVMKNLIFHDNYIGDTGCEGFYIGNSHYDSGVDRGCGQTVYEHDIEGCLVYNNELRNIGNDGIQIGSVTKGCEVHHNTVYNVATKANYGHQNGFQAGGGTTRAVVHDNIIDTGTGHCYYDSGGGGIYYNNLGINGLQGGFLLQDTNPGYAPTGFIVSNNTLINCQLVGLLMFSENPAQSQFVNNIIVATNQANGYAYINLNNPKAIKLTETNNIKTNDINLPKFVDAAGKNFHLLAGSSAIDGGKDMSAFGINDDFDGAIRPSGGKYDIGAFEYQTGKVSANAGKDVIITLPTNTVTLPGTGVSLTGITGYLWTKKSGGAATLVNDNTATVTVNGLVAGSYVFQLQVTDAGGTAFDEVTVTVNPAAVNQNPTAKAGVDQVVTLPTNTLTLKGQGTDPEGGALTYAWTKLSGPAVTLAGAATTDLLLTVLLEGVYQFQLTVTDDKGASATDVVQVTVNPVATNKPPVTNAGVDKTIYLPINQVTLTATASDPEGGALTILWEKKSGSTATLTNDKTLSLTASNLLLGTYVFRVTVTDNKGATAFDEVTVSVLQSNQSPTANAGADKSITLPTSTVVITGSGTDSDGSIASYAWVKVSGGAATLANANTNILTVTGMVAGTYKFGLTVTDNNGATGYDEVNVVVNAAPVNTPPVVSAGPDKNLTLPNNTVVLTGTATDADGIASVAWTKKSGPAATMVNQATLSLTLQNLVAGVYVFSLEATDTKGAKNSADVVVAVQPNTVNQSPVASAGANKFITLPTNSTTLTGTSSDPDGSIASVLWTKASGPAATLAGDNTATLTLTNLVEGIYVFRFTVTDNQGASASDLATVTVTTGNIAPVVYAGGDKTVSAAVGSYDITATANDPDGTVDAYTWIKVSGPAATLSGQGSPTLSVNGLNVGDYVFQISVLDNNLASASDQMTLTVLPASTNQLPTVVAESDQIIYLPTNSIVLNVTANDPDGTIASYAWTQTGGPAALLNNETTDALTVLNMVAGTYKFKIVAQDNDGGSGTDEVQVTVQPATTNQPPIANAGGNKILQLPTNSITLAGSGTDGDGSIASYAWTKVSGPAATLVTPAIASLQVNNLVEGTYVFRLMVTDDKGATGSSTATITVLPATVNRAPFADAGPNQSLYLPATSTTLSGSGFDEDGTIQSYAWTQVSGPNTSVFGTPAAANTTLAGLVTGTYRLRLTVTDDSNATGSDDILITVSDGTANKPPLAIVQDNQTITLPTNSINLVGSGFDPDGIIASYKWIKVSGGTATLTNDNTTTLTVTNLQEGQYAFQLTVTDNGGATNADITIVLVRPANVNQPPIAFAGGDKRLYLPVNATSLLGSGSDVDGTVISYDWTQTGGPAATLAGQDGATLRVSNLAQGTFSFRITVTDDMLASSFDQMTLLVVPPTNNLAPDVKLGLDTIIYLPQNTVLLNADVTDDGSIQSYLWTKASGPTVTLANPTEKDLNCLNLVEGVYTLQLTATDNGGASSFDQIVVTVLPATVNKPPVVNAGADQQIFLPTTQVTLNGTATDPDGTIASVKWKQVSGAAATLSGDLTLSLQVSNLAVGTYVFSLEATDNGGAVATDNVQVVVGPVPPNQPPVVSAGAGQVVNLPTTQATLNGTATDTDGTVQSVKWTQVQGPNTATISGATTLTLDVSGLVLGMYVFRLTATDDENASAYSDAIVYVTEDSQNVKKKPVAYAGDDLVIVLPDNEALIAGQGLDPDGFIERYFWEQIGGTQVPFTVDANVIHITDMALGDYVFRLTVVDSDTLSASDEVNISVIDKTDEIPKFFSPNNDNVGEYWTFRNVESYRECRLAVFARSGQQVFDAFPYENNWNGTYKGKPLGEGDYYYTLSCTDGRKLTGAVRILK
- a CDS encoding PorP/SprF family type IX secretion system membrane protein; the protein is MQKFTLVSILLLLTLSATAQQYPFYTQWIFNPYTINPSMVAAGRRTEANVSYRQQWTGIKDGPRTMQFDLQHPIDPRMAIGLSVYNDRTVLLSATSAMLTFGYKVPIATNHSVGFGISAGIFSNRIRQEEISNVDSNDPAILNSTNNNFAFNGQFGVNYTFKNLTLGFSMLQLVDHQTLSEDNFQKVTFSQLKNKIAFATYRFNLVTDTWALQPSFSYRFNENNLNLYEAGAFVSYKNILDVGGGYRQYFGPNAMLRVHIKDIEIGFAYDFPTPNMQVSTGGSNEVQLKWRFGKFVDPVSRKTKKQSSTIKQDAVTQAPVPPPVEPEKKEEETVDTKSTDTTAAQTAVAEPTTPERRPSWQDHMEVDDKLPGNYYYLIVGTFKKQSNANKLVRNMAEDGVQAEVKKVDDYYYVHISKYKTKIITLDRVMEIRHQTPYADAWYKRLE